A stretch of DNA from Dehalobacterium formicoaceticum:
AACCGTGAGGTGAATTTTGAAAAGGGATTTGCACATTCATTCCGAAAAAACTGGCTACCATAGTGGGAAGTGCCAGTACAATGGTAATTGACGCTAAAAACTTCATGACAATATTTAAGTTATTTGAAATAATAGAGGCAAATGCATCCATCATCCCGCTTAAAATGTTGCTATAGATATCAGCCATTTCAATAGCCTGTTTGTTTTCTATAATAACATCTTCCAATAAATCTTGGTCTTCTTCGTACATTTTTAAGGTTTTACCTCTCAGCAATTTTTCCATTACTTTTTCATTGGACCTTAAAGAGGTGGTAAAATAAACCAAGCTTTTCTCTAAATCCAACAAACGGATTAGTTCCTTGTTCCTCATGGATTTTTGAAGTTCATACTCAATTTCGTCGGTTTTTTTGTTAATTTCCCTCAGATATTTTAGGTAAAGGTTTGCAGTTTTTTGCATGATTTGGAAGACAAACCTTGTTTTCTTAAAAGTTGCCAGTCCTTTAATTTTTCCCTGGGCGAATTCTTTTAATATGTCAATAGGCTGCAAACAGATGGTAACAAAATAATCTTCAGTCAATACAATTCCTAAGGGGAAGGTGTCATAAATCAGATCCTTCTTGTGAAACGCCGGGACATTTATAATAATCAATACCTGATTATTGTCTTCAATTTCTACACGGGGCAGTTCTTCATCGTCCAAAGGATACTTCAAAAAATCATAATATATTCCTGTGTTTTGAGCCACCGTCTGCAATTCTTCTTCTGATGGATTAACCAGATTGATCCAAGAACCTTTTTCCATATCATTAGTTGATAAACACACAATATTATCGTTTCTGCTTTGAAATATTGTTAACATTATTAACCTCCTTTACTGAGGAGGTTAATAATACAGGGTGATCTGTATGGTTAACCTCCTATTCCTAGCATAAAATATACATCTACTATCCGCAGGGTCACTGTCCATACAATCACCTCCAAAATTATATTCACTATAAAGAGTGATCCTTATTCCCCTCTCGTAACAAGGCTAACAGCTTTATTATAGCATGCTGTAAGTACAAAGTATCCTATGACTCGCCACCTGAAAAAATTTTTAGTTCCGGTAAGATAAAATAAGTAGCAATTGGTACCTATATCTTTCTTATTTTGAACTCTTTGCCACAACACGGGGTGACGGACGATAAGAACTAATACCCATATCTTTTTTTGTTTCTTTGCCATCCTTAGTTATAATTACCCATGAATGAACGCTGATTCCCGGAGAACCTTCAAATATTTCCTTTTCCGTTCCCTCTG
This window harbors:
- a CDS encoding magnesium transporter CorA family protein — its product is MLTIFQSRNDNIVCLSTNDMEKGSWINLVNPSEEELQTVAQNTGIYYDFLKYPLDDEELPRVEIEDNNQVLIIINVPAFHKKDLIYDTFPLGIVLTEDYFVTICLQPIDILKEFAQGKIKGLATFKKTRFVFQIMQKTANLYLKYLREINKKTDEIEYELQKSMRNKELIRLLDLEKSLVYFTTSLRSNEKVMEKLLRGKTLKMYEEDQDLLEDVIIENKQAIEMADIYSNILSGMMDAFASIISNNLNIVMKFLASITIVLALPTMVASFFGMNVQIPFQNSPHGFFIVLSISLVLSVLSVMFLIKRNMF